One Thermoanaerobacter pseudethanolicus ATCC 33223 DNA window includes the following coding sequences:
- the csx20 gene encoding CRISPR-associated protein Csx20 — MKQIDLKKMFLVFSHQLTDFQKEDARLNLGVNEFIYLPDNLKIQWLDISPYDDSLTFHLQDLINWLKINARKGDYVLVQGDFGATFLIVDFCLKNDLIPVYSTTKREIISEIKNGENIKVSRLFTHVRFRKYERWI, encoded by the coding sequence ATGAAACAAATAGATTTAAAAAAGATGTTTTTGGTATTTTCTCATCAACTTACAGATTTTCAAAAAGAAGATGCACGCTTAAATTTAGGTGTAAATGAGTTTATATATTTGCCAGATAATTTAAAGATTCAATGGTTAGATATTTCTCCATATGATGATAGCTTAACTTTTCATTTGCAAGATTTAATTAATTGGTTAAAGATTAATGCAAGAAAAGGCGATTATGTACTTGTACAAGGAGATTTTGGAGCTACTTTTTTAATTGTTGATTTTTGTTTGAAAAATGATTTGATTCCCGTTTATTCAACTACAAAAAGAGAAATTATTAGTGAGATTAAAAATGGTGAAAACATAAAAGTAAGTAGATTATTTACCCATGTAAGATTTAGAAAATATGAGAGGTGGATATAG
- a CDS encoding DUF1887 family protein: MNEKVLVLIVGTNPLPNYVVGSHLKEKYDKFVLIYSEKNDKINQNSTYDYAKKLKEHLNLNDKCIFLPLSDVSNSEKIINDLREKFPSEDFVEVHLNYTGGTKTMVVHIYNFLKEKFKNNKIKFEGSYLDARDYKLVYDYSEEAISLKDTIKIDINTLLSIHLYEDIHFEFYDTYSYKQKFVDSFDKISQEIEKAIKDDKGEDFVKWLEDPFRKIFKGENKLLEKTAKFKKHIEKLLKDNDSSPIVKFNEKTPQFIWDILNAFPEGKKLNDGQKLWIPDDKITNDNLSSRVKDTVEFLNGKWFEWYVYSQIKSELLDRKLKEGEHFGISLKAQKKDSPYFELDIFLINGYQLIGISLTTSSTRELCKLKGFEVIHRVRQIGGDESKAILITGMDKSKTEDLQKDLAYETGSTQKRFVVFGIDDWADIGSKICEEVFK; encoded by the coding sequence ATGAATGAGAAAGTCTTGGTATTAATTGTAGGGACAAATCCATTGCCTAATTATGTTGTGGGAAGTCATTTAAAAGAAAAGTATGATAAATTTGTATTAATTTACTCAGAAAAAAACGATAAAATTAATCAAAATAGTACATATGATTATGCTAAAAAATTAAAAGAACATTTAAATTTAAATGATAAATGTATTTTTCTTCCTCTTTCCGATGTATCTAATTCAGAAAAGATAATAAATGACTTAAGAGAGAAATTTCCAAGTGAAGACTTTGTTGAAGTTCATTTAAATTATACAGGTGGCACAAAAACAATGGTAGTGCATATTTATAATTTTTTAAAAGAAAAGTTTAAAAACAATAAAATCAAATTTGAGGGGTCTTATTTAGATGCAAGAGATTATAAACTTGTATATGATTATAGCGAAGAAGCTATAAGTCTAAAAGATACCATAAAAATAGATATAAATACACTTTTATCAATTCATTTATATGAAGATATTCATTTTGAATTTTATGATACATACAGTTATAAACAAAAATTCGTAGATAGCTTTGATAAAATATCACAGGAAATAGAAAAGGCTATTAAAGATGATAAAGGTGAAGATTTTGTAAAATGGTTGGAGGATCCTTTTAGAAAAATTTTCAAAGGGGAGAACAAACTTTTAGAAAAAACTGCAAAATTTAAAAAACATATAGAGAAACTCTTAAAAGATAATGATTCATCGCCGATAGTTAAATTCAATGAAAAAACTCCTCAATTCATATGGGATATTTTAAACGCTTTTCCTGAAGGGAAAAAATTAAATGATGGACAAAAATTATGGATACCAGATGATAAAATTACTAATGATAATTTATCTTCTCGAGTAAAAGATACTGTAGAATTTTTAAATGGAAAATGGTTTGAATGGTATGTATATAGTCAAATAAAAAGTGAATTATTGGATAGAAAATTAAAAGAAGGAGAACATTTCGGTATATCATTAAAAGCACAAAAGAAAGATTCACCTTATTTTGAGTTGGACATTTTCCTAATCAATGGGTATCAATTAATAGGAATATCACTAACTACTTCAAGTACGAGGGAACTTTGCAAATTAAAAGGGTTTGAAGTAATTCATAGAGTTAGACAGATTGGCGGTGATGAAAGTAAAGCAATTCTTATAACAGGTATGGATAAATCTAAAACAGAGGATTTACAGAAGGATTTAGCTTATGAAACTGGCTCTACACAAAAAAGGTTTGTTGTTTTTGGAATAGATGATTGGGCAGATATTGGTAGTAAAATTTGTGAGGAGGTATTTAAATGA
- a CDS encoding Cas10/Cmr2 second palm domain-containing protein produces the protein MTLSAVLIDTVSIQEYIFLSNKLKENIGASYIVKKIYEDVLEETLKIAFKGSNVDIKAWEKETKKIKINDPKEKFEIGYIGGGNALILFKDKHEATKFIQNYTKLLLKKTPGLKTAFGIIHDFNLGDFKNSMQRLHESLRENKNKYFPNVTLPKYGFTLDCPRTNESAEHFKDDDEKFISSVAWAKLKFSDKARDEMVVILGDILKDNYTLTNDIEKLGQTEGKDYIAIVHIDGNKMGEKFAKCTNLTEYRNLSISVRNATETAFKKMIEILIEKIENDKIFDSKNEEFKLRKEEDKIILPIRPIILGGDDITFISDGRLGVWLAETFIKEFIKQSINSESLSACGGVSIVKTKYPFYRAYIVAEDLTDRAKQISRKENGSYIDFFISSSGWSGSLEDIFNKHLSTVNGKLHFGPYRIDSINDEKTIENLKNIIKEFKNIPKNKVMKLREILFKVTDKDNGKIFVEELKVKGINLPQIKGMYYHEQIWQNRETPYFDAIELIDFYPEGLL, from the coding sequence ATGACATTAAGTGCAGTGTTAATTGATACAGTATCAATACAGGAATATATTTTTTTAAGCAATAAGCTAAAAGAAAATATTGGTGCATCGTATATAGTAAAAAAGATATATGAAGACGTTTTAGAAGAAACATTAAAAATAGCGTTTAAAGGGAGCAATGTTGATATAAAAGCATGGGAAAAAGAGACGAAAAAAATAAAAATAAATGATCCAAAAGAAAAATTTGAAATTGGATATATAGGGGGAGGAAATGCATTAATCTTATTTAAAGATAAGCATGAAGCAACAAAATTCATACAAAATTATACAAAGCTTCTTTTAAAGAAAACTCCTGGACTAAAAACTGCTTTTGGAATAATACATGACTTTAATTTAGGTGATTTTAAAAATTCTATGCAAAGATTACATGAAAGCTTAAGAGAGAACAAAAATAAATATTTCCCTAATGTAACATTACCTAAATATGGTTTTACACTTGATTGCCCAAGAACTAATGAAAGTGCAGAGCACTTTAAAGACGATGATGAAAAATTTATATCATCAGTAGCTTGGGCTAAATTAAAATTTTCAGACAAAGCAAGAGATGAAATGGTGGTAATTTTAGGTGATATATTGAAGGATAACTATACTTTAACAAATGATATTGAAAAATTAGGTCAAACAGAAGGTAAAGACTATATAGCAATTGTACATATAGACGGTAATAAAATGGGTGAGAAATTTGCAAAATGCACTAATCTCACAGAATATAGAAACTTGTCGATTAGTGTAAGGAATGCTACAGAAACAGCTTTTAAGAAAATGATTGAAATTCTAATTGAGAAGATTGAAAATGATAAAATTTTTGATTCAAAAAATGAAGAGTTTAAATTAAGAAAAGAAGAAGATAAAATTATATTACCTATAAGACCTATTATTTTAGGTGGAGATGACATAACTTTTATTTCTGATGGTAGGTTAGGAGTTTGGTTAGCAGAAACATTTATTAAAGAATTTATAAAACAAAGCATAAATAGTGAATCATTGTCTGCATGTGGAGGAGTAAGTATTGTAAAGACAAAATATCCTTTTTATAGAGCTTATATAGTAGCAGAAGATTTAACTGACAGAGCTAAACAGATATCAAGAAAAGAAAATGGTTCGTATATTGACTTTTTTATCTCTTCATCTGGTTGGAGTGGCAGTTTAGAAGATATTTTCAATAAACACTTATCTACTGTAAATGGCAAGCTCCATTTTGGACCCTATAGAATTGATTCAATAAATGATGAAAAAACAATAGAAAATTTGAAGAATATTATTAAAGAGTTTAAAAATATTCCTAAAAATAAAGTGATGAAATTAAGAGAAATACTATTCAAAGTTACAGATAAAGATAATGGAAAAATTTTTGTAGAAGAATTAAAAGTTAAAGGAATAAATCTACCACAGATAAAAGGAATGTATTATCATGAACAGATATGGCAAAACAGGGAGACACCATATTTTGATGCTATAGAGCTTATAGATTTTTATCCGGAGGGATTATTATGA
- a CDS encoding RAMP superfamily CRISPR-associated protein, whose product MKIKIDLLSYTLTGSGEGAGIIDSDVVLDDFGFPYIPSRRIKGVLRESAQEVCDILGINDYKIVNSIFGKDGFTEGKLHIGNLYINDYKEIKEEIENLKNDNDSLYKNFVNSLKITSYYTTIRQQTSIEEDNGIAKKGSLRTFRVLKPGLKFEGELYEINPLTKKEKAILYLAVINLKRIGTSRNRGFGEIRCSIEGIEFDNLDKAIQDLKNGIDKTEEIKYSDLKFQGNKSKNIKILPYKITALSPILIAKEIGEQNTIYTEKYIPSTTIRGLFANKFINELGLGKIAHKNNDFYNMFLRGDIIVTPAYPLKNHRIYYPALYLHKEKGKDSNPVYNILEEVPNDIKTKPLNRMIYYIDDKIYTYDISTTFYFHNTRDRVKGHSTGEDIFYYEAINEGEEFKGFIIGDEGYLEGIKNLFKEKFNSFIGRSKSAQYGLVKIEFGDLKDTDMLEIEDKEFIIVAISPIILHNDWGFSEVSEKTLKNYLKKHFNDCDIIVEKIIARTEYVENFVGIWGMKNTRELAYSPGSAFKIIVKGCDNLEEKLNNLLIYGFGEKTDLGFGRVKIYWDLNEEYDMDGEKEKFRHIYPQKSYLIISDIVNREIKEFIKYKGFERAGKFKDQKKISNNLIGRIEGILSETSNFDDWRRKLSKLDKKPAGETLKDTNLWDDLYELDVFNNKSNKIIFDNRLSEVIKDLSLDLDHFELSKTYWVSFLRYLRLFKKTGGEEK is encoded by the coding sequence ATGAAGATTAAAATAGACTTATTATCATATACGTTAACAGGTTCTGGGGAAGGTGCAGGAATAATTGATAGCGATGTAGTATTAGATGATTTTGGATTTCCCTATATTCCTTCAAGACGCATAAAAGGAGTATTGAGAGAGAGTGCTCAAGAAGTTTGTGATATTTTAGGTATAAATGATTATAAAATTGTTAACAGCATATTTGGGAAAGATGGTTTTACAGAAGGTAAGTTGCATATAGGTAATTTGTACATAAATGATTATAAGGAGATAAAAGAAGAAATTGAAAACTTAAAAAATGATAATGACAGTCTATATAAAAATTTTGTTAATTCGTTAAAAATTACATCTTATTATACAACTATAAGACAGCAAACTTCTATAGAAGAAGACAATGGAATTGCAAAGAAAGGCTCACTTAGGACATTTAGAGTTTTAAAACCTGGTCTCAAATTTGAAGGTGAACTATATGAAATAAACCCTTTAACTAAAAAAGAAAAAGCTATATTATACTTAGCAGTAATTAATCTAAAGAGAATTGGGACATCAAGAAATCGTGGTTTTGGGGAGATAAGATGCTCAATTGAAGGTATTGAATTTGACAACTTGGATAAAGCTATTCAAGATTTAAAAAATGGTATAGACAAAACAGAGGAGATTAAATACTCTGATTTAAAATTTCAAGGGAATAAAAGTAAAAATATAAAAATATTACCTTATAAGATAACTGCACTATCACCAATTTTAATAGCAAAAGAAATAGGTGAGCAAAACACTATATATACAGAAAAATATATACCTTCGACAACAATTAGAGGTTTATTTGCAAATAAATTTATAAATGAACTTGGTTTAGGTAAAATTGCACATAAGAATAACGATTTTTATAACATGTTCTTAAGAGGTGATATTATAGTAACTCCTGCTTATCCACTTAAAAATCATAGAATTTATTATCCAGCTCTATATTTGCATAAAGAAAAAGGAAAAGATTCCAATCCAGTATACAATATTTTAGAAGAAGTTCCTAACGATATAAAAACAAAACCATTGAATAGAATGATTTATTATATTGATGATAAAATATATACTTATGACATATCAACAACATTTTATTTTCACAATACAAGAGACAGAGTGAAAGGACATAGTACAGGAGAAGATATCTTTTATTATGAAGCAATAAATGAAGGAGAAGAATTTAAAGGATTTATTATAGGAGACGAGGGATATCTTGAAGGAATAAAAAATTTATTTAAAGAGAAATTTAATTCTTTTATTGGTAGGTCAAAAAGTGCCCAATATGGTTTAGTAAAAATAGAATTTGGCGATTTAAAAGATACAGATATGTTAGAAATTGAGGATAAAGAATTTATCATAGTAGCAATTTCTCCTATTATTTTACATAACGATTGGGGTTTTAGTGAGGTCTCTGAAAAGACATTAAAAAATTATCTAAAGAAACATTTTAATGATTGTGATATTATTGTAGAAAAAATTATTGCAAGAACTGAATATGTTGAAAACTTCGTAGGTATTTGGGGAATGAAAAATACTCGTGAATTAGCTTATTCACCCGGATCAGCTTTTAAAATTATAGTTAAAGGCTGTGATAACTTAGAAGAAAAACTAAATAATCTTTTAATATACGGATTTGGAGAGAAAACCGATTTAGGTTTTGGTAGAGTAAAAATATATTGGGATTTAAATGAAGAATATGACATGGATGGCGAAAAAGAAAAATTTAGGCATATATATCCTCAAAAGTCATATTTAATTATAAGTGATATTGTAAATAGAGAAATAAAGGAGTTTATAAAATATAAAGGCTTTGAAAGAGCAGGGAAGTTCAAAGATCAGAAAAAGATCTCTAACAATCTTATAGGGCGTATTGAAGGAATATTGTCAGAAACAAGTAATTTTGATGATTGGAGAAGAAAATTAAGCAAATTAGATAAAAAGCCTGCTGGTGAAACTTTAAAAGATACAAATTTATGGGATGATTTGTACGAATTAGATGTTTTTAATAATAAATCAAATAAAATTATATTTGATAATAGATTATCAGAGGTTATAAAAGATTTATCTCTGGATTTAGACCATTTTGAACTATCAAAAACATACTGGGTTAGTTTTTTAAGATATTTAAGACTGTTTAAAAAAACAGGAGGAGAAGAAAAATGA
- the csx2 gene encoding TIGR02221 family CRISPR-associated protein → MAIKFFSFLGTGAYTKCKYKFDNIESDSSCYVQEALIDNLLKKGVNLESVFIFKTEEATIANWSKNKKYPSDPGLKQVLDKYNGKPSINYVDIPSGQNENELWEIFDKVLEQIDKGDEIIFDITHSFRSIPMLALIILNYAKFIKKCEIRGIYYGAIEAVGKEIKDIEESDIAPIFDLTPFVRLLDWTVGIDRFIETGDARYINYLMKLGTKELHLKGMKDERNILSNFAQKLENYTRNVATCRGKEISKGGLELKNILGDAVSIADKTYIKPMKPVIDRLNDRFINFSNDENKNMIEIVKWCSEHNLIQQGFTILEEGIVNFFCEKFGFDKNNIKEREIIENATYIKHYSLPKDRWKKTAFENEAVIYNLLSKLNEENYKNLIKVLYEEIKPLRNDINHAGYKENDMKAEKFEDKLNELIDKVEKYIV, encoded by the coding sequence ATGGCTATTAAGTTTTTTTCATTTCTTGGCACAGGAGCTTATACTAAATGTAAATATAAATTTGATAATATTGAAAGTGACAGTAGTTGCTATGTACAGGAAGCTCTTATTGATAATCTATTAAAAAAAGGTGTTAACTTAGAAAGCGTATTTATATTTAAAACTGAAGAGGCTACTATTGCAAATTGGTCTAAAAATAAGAAATATCCAAGTGATCCTGGTTTAAAGCAGGTTTTAGACAAATATAATGGCAAACCAAGTATTAATTATGTTGATATACCCTCAGGACAAAATGAAAATGAACTTTGGGAAATATTTGATAAAGTTTTAGAACAAATAGATAAAGGAGATGAAATAATATTTGATATTACACATTCATTTCGGTCAATTCCAATGCTGGCACTAATTATCTTAAATTATGCTAAATTTATTAAAAAATGCGAAATAAGAGGTATATATTATGGAGCAATAGAAGCAGTTGGTAAAGAAATAAAAGATATTGAAGAATCAGATATAGCTCCTATATTTGACCTAACACCTTTTGTAAGACTACTTGATTGGACCGTAGGAATTGATCGGTTTATAGAAACAGGTGATGCTAGGTACATAAATTATTTAATGAAATTAGGCACTAAAGAGTTACACCTTAAAGGTATGAAAGATGAAAGAAATATATTAAGTAACTTTGCTCAAAAGTTAGAAAACTACACAAGAAATGTTGCTACATGTAGAGGCAAAGAAATTTCTAAGGGTGGATTAGAACTGAAGAATATACTTGGAGATGCTGTAAGCATAGCAGATAAGACATATATTAAGCCGATGAAACCAGTAATAGATAGGTTAAACGATAGATTTATAAACTTTAGTAATGATGAAAATAAAAACATGATTGAAATAGTCAAATGGTGCAGTGAACATAATCTTATACAGCAGGGCTTTACTATACTTGAAGAGGGAATTGTAAACTTTTTTTGTGAAAAATTTGGATTTGATAAAAATAATATAAAAGAACGCGAAATAATTGAAAATGCTACATATATTAAACATTATTCTTTACCAAAAGATAGATGGAAAAAAACAGCATTTGAAAACGAAGCTGTAATTTATAACCTTTTAAGTAAGCTTAATGAAGAAAATTATAAAAATTTGATTAAAGTATTATATGAAGAAATTAAACCTTTGCGTAATGATATTAACCATGCTGGGTATAAGGAAAATGATATGAAAGCTGAAAAGTTTGAAGATAAATTAAATGAATTAATAGATAAGGTAGAAAAATATATAGTTTAA